The proteins below are encoded in one region of Chitinophagaceae bacterium:
- a CDS encoding sugar transferase, with protein sequence MVKFGYAETVDEMVERSKYDLLYIENISLALDIKIIIHTIRLIF encoded by the coding sequence ATGGTGAAGTTTGGATATGCAGAAACAGTGGATGAAATGGTGGAACGCAGTAAATACGATCTGCTGTATATTGAAAATATTTCACTGGCACTTGATATCAAGATCATCATCCATACCATCCGTTTGATTTTTTAG